The DNA region CGTCGAGACGCTTGCGGAAACCCATGATTGGGAGTTCGATCGCGTCACCGAGGACCAGATCGCCATGGCGGTCGAGGGCCAGTGGAGGACATACTCCCTGACGCTCGCCTGGTCGGGCCAGGACGAGACGCTGCGACTGATCTGCACCTTCGAGATGGAGCCGCCGGCCGAACGCCGTGCTGCCCTGTACGAAGTGCTGAACCGCTGCAACGACATTGTGTGGACCGGCGCCTTCACTTGGTGGGAAGACCAGAAGCTGA from Neotabrizicola shimadae includes:
- a CDS encoding type III secretion system chaperone family protein, yielding MSLSEDFLTTGDLHPIDIVETLAETHDWEFDRVTEDQIAMAVEGQWRTYSLTLAWSGQDETLRLICTFEMEPPAERRAALYEVLNRCNDIVWTGAFTWWEDQKLMVWRYGLALNGGQMAVPEQIDRMISSAVMAAERFYPAFQLVSWGDQTPAAAMQVAIAEAYGRA